GCTCTCGGAGATACGTCCTGGTTCGATCTGGCCGCCCTTTCGATGAAGGAACTTTGCTTCGGGGCGCTTATCGGCATGGGGCTCGGCATTCCCTTTTGGGCGGCCCAGGCGGCGGGTGATATGACCGATGTCTATCGCGGCGCCAATGCCGCCAATCTCTTCGACCAGATCAACGCGCTGGAAACCGCGCCGCTCGGTTCGCTGATGATGTCGATCGCCCTGGTGCTTTTCGTCAGCGCCGGCGGCATCATCGATCTGGTCGCGATTTTCTACAAGTCGTTCGAGTTCTGGCCGCTCTTCAAGCTCATGCCCGCCATGCCCGACGATCCGCTCGACATGATCCTCGGTGTATTCGGCCGGCTGTTCAAAGCGGCCGGATTGCTTGCCGCCCCGTTCATGATCGTCACCTGCGCGCTCGAATTGTCGCTGGCCTTCGTTGGCCGCTCGTCGAAACAATTCCCGCTGAACGATAGCCTGCCGGCCATCAAGAACTTCGCGGTCGTGGTCATTCTCGTCATCTACACGGCCTTTATCTCCAGCTATTTCCACGATCTCTGGATCGACGGATTCAACGAGGTGAAAGCCATGCTGGAGGTGACCCATGGCCAAAAATGACGATACCGAGGAAAAACCCCTGCCGCCGAGCCGGGTGAAGCTCGATCGGCTCCGGCGCGAGGGCCAGGTTCCCCGCTCGAAGGAAATCCCGGTTGCGATCTCCGTCCTTGCCATCGCCGTCTACGTCACCTGGGGCTTGCCTGCTATCCTCGAGGATTTCACCCGCAGTTTCGATAGCGGCCTGCAGTCCGCCGGACGGGCCGACCTCTCCGACGCCGTCACTGTCGGCTTGAGCGAAACCGGCGTGGCGCTGCTCGATCTCATCTGGCTGCCGCTTGCCACGGGTCTTGCCGCGACCATCCTGGTGTCGATCCTCGACGGGCAGGGGTTTCCCGTATCGTTCAAACATATGAGCTTCGATTTCACCCGGCTCAATCCGTTCGAGGGCATCAAGAGGCTTTTTTCGCTCGCGAGCATCGCCGAGTTCGTCAAGGGGCTCGTCAAGTTTGTCCTGCTCGCCACCGCCGGCGGCGGTGCGATCCTCTATTTCCTCAACAGCATCTTCTGGTCGCCTCTTTGCGGAGAAGCATGCACGCTCTCCGCGACAGCCCATCTCCTCGGCTCGATCCTCGTCATTGCCGCCGGCATCATGGTGGCCGCGGCGTTTTTCGATATCCGCATTTCGCGCGCGTTGTTCAGGCACGAACACCGCATGACCAAGACCGAGGCGCGGCGCGAATACAAGGATACCCAGGGCGACCCGAAGCTGAAATCGGCGCGCCGGCAAATCGGCGCGGAAATGCGCAGCAGCCCGCCGCGCAGGCAAGGACCAGGCCGGCAATGAAAAGCGGGAGCCTAAGCCGCCCGCTTGATCTTCGCTTTGCGGTTCCGGTGGTCGGGCGTCTCAGACGCCCGATTGGTTGTCACCTACACGCGTCCAGTTCTTCACATCGTCCAGCGTGATATCGGAGAGGAACGTCACGCTGGCAAGTGAGCTGTCGGTGCGGAAGACGTTGCTGCCGTGGGAGAACGCCCCGCCGTCGATGGTGACGTCGGCGTCGATCTGCTTGCCGCCGTTGGTGCGCACGAGCGTGGTAAAGCCGTCAGCGACGAAATCCTTCAGATAGAACCTCGTGTCGGCATTGATCTGGAAGATCTTGTCGGTCGCGCCCTTGGCGGAGCCACCGACAATAGTGACGTCGCCGGCGCTTTTTACCGTCAGCGCATCCTCGCCGACATTCTGCCAATTGACGTTTTCGAGCGTCGCGCCGCCATAGACGTGGATTCCGTCGGCGCCATTCTCGCCGAGATTGACATTCTTGAGCGTCGCGCCGTTCTTGAGAATGAACAGCGGCGATTGGGTTTCGGACTGGCCGCCATCGCCGAGCTTGGACGAGGCCGTATAGGTCGCGCCCTTGCCGTCGAACACGCCGCCATCCACGACGATCGGCTCGTTGACGACGATGACGCTGCCCTCTTTCGAGAGGTCGGGTTTTTCCGTCGTGGTCTGCAAAGTCGTGGCCTGTTTCTCGTCGGATGGATCCACCTTCTTGGAGTGGGATTGCCAGTTGATGTGCTTGCGCAGCAGATCCTTGGGGTCGGAATCCATGCCGTTTTCCGACGTTTCCCGCGACTTCGGCACATAGGAGGTCAGCGTCGGCGGGTTGCCGGAGAAATCTTCGAAGGGCGAGACCTTGCGGGTTCGGATGGCGGTGAAATCCGTGTCGGCCCTATTGCTGCCGCCAAGGCAATCGGACTCAAGGTCGAAACGGGAGGTTCTGTCGAAGTCTATGGGCCTTTGTCCATCTACGCCACACATTGCATTCATCCCCAGTTGGTCTCGTCTACTTCACTTGCTCTATCAGCCCGGCCTTTGTTTGGAGCCGGCAGCGTTCCGGATTTGCCCGATCTCTCCGATGGTTTCGATCGTTATATCCCTGTCGATCTCCTCCGCCGCCAGCACCGGAATGCGGCAGTTGTGGTGGATCATCAGCGTCTGGGTGAGCAGGCGCCACTCGCCCGGCACGATGATGATGGGATCGTATCCCCGCTCGTTGGCGTCCTCGAGAGCCTGCCTGGCTTTCTCGGCCAGCAGGCGCAGCCTTTCGGCTATCTCGATCTTCTCGGTCGCTCCAGCGGCGTCATAGGAGCGGATGAAGTGGTCCCATTCGGCGGGAAGCACCAGCGCCGGCAGCAATCCGCGCCGGTCGAGAAGCCCGAAGGCGATCTGCTTGACCAGCGCGGCGCGCGCCATTTCGGCCAGGGCATCCGGCGCGTGATCGGTGCCGGCGTGCAGCATCACTTCCAGCAGTCCGCGCGGCTGGGAAAGCGTCACGCCGGAATCCAGCAGGCGTCTGACGACCGCGACCGTCAGCATCAGCGGCACCTGGGTGGCGACGTCGATCGCCAGTTTGCCGAGACGCGGTTCGAGGCTGCCCAGCCATTGTGCCGCGTCGTCGACGCTGAACAGGGCGCCGATATGGCGGCGGACGATGCGCACGATGTCGTCGGCAATCTGTTCGGCCGTCCGTTCGGGACCGCAGCTGACGAGACCGGCGGGCACGTTTTCGACCTGAAGGTGGATCAGATCCTCGGCCATGCGGGGATCGGCGTTGAACGTCGGCACCGTCACGGAGACGCCGACGGCGCGCGCCGCCATGCGGATCCGCCCGTCCAGCATTTCGCCGAGTCGCATCGCCTCAAGCCGCGCCAGCGTTTCCACCGCGACGGTGGCGATGACGGGATCGCCATATTTCGTCCTGTCGAGCGGATAGGAATTGGCGCTTTCCACGGCATTTGCCGATCCGGCCGCGGCTGGGCCGGCGCGCCGGCGATGCACCATGAAGGCAAGGCCCGCCAGACACAGGCCGATCGCGCCGAGCACGCCTGTGGGAAATCCCGGCACGAAGCCCGCGCAGATCGTCAGCGCCGCCGCAATCGCCAATGCACGGGGCTCCCGGAAGAGTTCGCGGCCGATATCGCTGCCGAGACTGCCGTTGCCGTCATCGGACACGCGGGTCACGACGATACCGGCCGAGACTGCCATCAGAATGGACGGAATCTGCGACACCAGACCGTCGCCGATCGACAGCAGCGTATAGAGATGGGCGGCCTCGGCGAAGCTCAGGCCCTTCTGGAAGATACCGATCGCCAGGCCGCCGATGAGATTGACGGCGACGATCACCAATCCTGCGACCGCATCGCCCTTGACGAAGCGCATCGCGCCGTCCATCGCCCCGAAGAACTGGCTCTCCTGTTCGAGGCGCGACCGGCGCTTCTGCGCGGCTTCCGTGGTGATATGGCCGTTACGCAGGTCGCTGTCGATGGCGAGCTGCTTGCCGGGCATGGCGTCGAGCGTGAAACGCGCGCCGACCTCGGCGATGCGCTCGGCGCCCTTCGTCACCACGATGAACTGCACCAGCGCCACGATCAGGAAAATGATCAGCCCGACGACGACATTTCCCGCAACGACGAAATCGCCGAAGGCCATGATGATCTCGCCGGCATCGGCGTCCGCCAGCACGAGCCGGGTCGAGGAAATCGTCAAGGCCAGGCGGAACAGCGTGCCGATCAGAATGACCGCGGGAAAGGTCGAGATTTCAAGCACGCTCTTCAGATAGGTCGTGGTGATCAGCACCACGAAAGCGAAGGAGAGATTGAAAGCGATCAGCACGTCCAGAACGATTGTCGGAAGCGGCAGCACCAGCATCGTCACGACGGAGGCGAAAAACACCGCAAGCAGCATATCGGTGCGTTGCGCAAGCATGGCGATGGCGGATGACCTTACCTTCATGATCCGGCTTCCGACGCCATCGCCTATTCTTGTTCGCTGCTGGAAATTTCGGCGAGCTTCGGCTCGGCACTGCCGGCGGGGGCGAAATTGACCGTATCGTCCTCACTGTCGCGGGAAACGGTCATCTGGTCTTTGCCGATCTCCTTGATCCGCCAGCCGCTCGAAACGACATCGCCTTCCTCGTAGCGGCGGCCGTCGGAGCCGATGATGAATCTGACGGGCGTATAGCCG
The Rhizobium sp. BT04 DNA segment above includes these coding regions:
- a CDS encoding EscT/YscT/HrcT family type III secretion system export apparatus protein, translating into MGPDHLPIVGIEVAAPAAAMLGAARALGILLIFPIFSLFSIVGILRFGLAIGLSAPSVAFAYSVLALGDTSWFDLAALSMKELCFGALIGMGLGIPFWAAQAAGDMTDVYRGANAANLFDQINALETAPLGSLMMSIALVLFVSAGGIIDLVAIFYKSFEFWPLFKLMPAMPDDPLDMILGVFGRLFKAAGLLAAPFMIVTCALELSLAFVGRSSKQFPLNDSLPAIKNFAVVVILVIYTAFISSYFHDLWIDGFNEVKAMLEVTHGQK
- a CDS encoding EscU/YscU/HrcU family type III secretion system export apparatus switch protein; translation: MAKNDDTEEKPLPPSRVKLDRLRREGQVPRSKEIPVAISVLAIAVYVTWGLPAILEDFTRSFDSGLQSAGRADLSDAVTVGLSETGVALLDLIWLPLATGLAATILVSILDGQGFPVSFKHMSFDFTRLNPFEGIKRLFSLASIAEFVKGLVKFVLLATAGGGAILYFLNSIFWSPLCGEACTLSATAHLLGSILVIAAGIMVAAAFFDIRISRALFRHEHRMTKTEARREYKDTQGDPKLKSARRQIGAEMRSSPPRRQGPGRQ
- a CDS encoding pectate lyase — encoded protein: MCGVDGQRPIDFDRTSRFDLESDCLGGSNRADTDFTAIRTRKVSPFEDFSGNPPTLTSYVPKSRETSENGMDSDPKDLLRKHINWQSHSKKVDPSDEKQATTLQTTTEKPDLSKEGSVIVVNEPIVVDGGVFDGKGATYTASSKLGDGGQSETQSPLFILKNGATLKNVNLGENGADGIHVYGGATLENVNWQNVGEDALTVKSAGDVTIVGGSAKGATDKIFQINADTRFYLKDFVADGFTTLVRTNGGKQIDADVTIDGGAFSHGSNVFRTDSSLASVTFLSDITLDDVKNWTRVGDNQSGV
- a CDS encoding flagellar biosynthesis protein FlhA — its product is MKVRSSAIAMLAQRTDMLLAVFFASVVTMLVLPLPTIVLDVLIAFNLSFAFVVLITTTYLKSVLEISTFPAVILIGTLFRLALTISSTRLVLADADAGEIIMAFGDFVVAGNVVVGLIIFLIVALVQFIVVTKGAERIAEVGARFTLDAMPGKQLAIDSDLRNGHITTEAAQKRRSRLEQESQFFGAMDGAMRFVKGDAVAGLVIVAVNLIGGLAIGIFQKGLSFAEAAHLYTLLSIGDGLVSQIPSILMAVSAGIVVTRVSDDGNGSLGSDIGRELFREPRALAIAAALTICAGFVPGFPTGVLGAIGLCLAGLAFMVHRRRAGPAAAGSANAVESANSYPLDRTKYGDPVIATVAVETLARLEAMRLGEMLDGRIRMAARAVGVSVTVPTFNADPRMAEDLIHLQVENVPAGLVSCGPERTAEQIADDIVRIVRRHIGALFSVDDAAQWLGSLEPRLGKLAIDVATQVPLMLTVAVVRRLLDSGVTLSQPRGLLEVMLHAGTDHAPDALAEMARAALVKQIAFGLLDRRGLLPALVLPAEWDHFIRSYDAAGATEKIEIAERLRLLAEKARQALEDANERGYDPIIIVPGEWRLLTQTLMIHHNCRIPVLAAEEIDRDITIETIGEIGQIRNAAGSKQRPG